Proteins found in one Triticum urartu cultivar G1812 chromosome 4, Tu2.1, whole genome shotgun sequence genomic segment:
- the LOC125553407 gene encoding bisdemethoxycurcumin synthase-like, translated as MVLLGNLTASPAAAVIRQAQRADGPASVLAIGTANPANCVLQQEYADYYFRVTNAEHDTKLKSKLHRICKSSAIKKRYFYHTDEMLRDHPELIDRTLPSLDTRMGIATTAVPELAAAAATKAMAEWGRPATDVTHLIVGTYCGAHMPGADVRLASLLGLAPSVRRTMLYLNGCNSGATALRVAKDIAENNRGARVLVVCAELTLILLRAPEDEADKATLIMQALFGDGAAAVIVGADVNRGSVECPLFEMVAASQAVIPESERAAAGRLGEDGLLFRPAVEMTTLIRENVEQCLVEALAPLGLSGGWNRLFWAVHPGGRAILDGVEAVLRLDSEKLAASRHVLSEYGNMSGPTVIFVLDEIRRRRGELGVGRDGLGVLLGLGPGISVETIVLHATDELLTHG; from the exons ATGGTGCTGCTCGGGAACCTCACGGCAAGTCCGGCGGCCGCCGTCATCCGGCAGGCGCAGCGCGCAGACGGCCCTGCGTCCGTGCTCGCCATCGGCACGGCCAACCCGGCCAACTGCGTGCTGCAGCAAGAGTACGCCGACTACTACTTCCGGGTCACCAACGCAGAGCACGACACCAAGCTCAAATCCAAGCTTCACAGAATCT GTAAAAGCTCGGCCATCAAGAAGCGTTACTTCTACCACACCGACGAGATGCTGCGAGACCATCCTGAGCTCATAGACCGGACATTGCCATCCCTGGACACCCGGATGGGCATAGCCACCACCGCCGTTCCCGAGCTCGCGGCAGCTGCCGCGACCAAGGCTATGGCGGAGTGGGGGCGCCCGGCCACCGACGTGACCCACCTCATCGTCGGCACCTACTGCGGCGCGCACATGCCGGGCGCCGACGTCCGGCtggcttccctcctcggcctcgccccctccgTCCGCCGCACCATGCTCTACCTCAACGGCTGCAACAGCGGCGCCACCGCGCTCCGGGTCGCCAAGGACATCGCCGAGAACAACCGCGGCGCGCGCGTCCTCGTGGTCTGCGCCGAGCTCACTCTCATCCTGCTCCGCGCCCCCGAGGACGAGGCCGACAAGGCCACGCTCATCATGCAGGCCCTGTTCGGTGACGGAGCGGCCGCCGTGATCGTCGGCGCAGACGTGAACCGCGGCTCTGTCGAGTGCCCGCTCTTCGAGATGGTGGCCGCGTCGCAGGCCGTGATACCGGAGTCTGAGCGCGCCGCGGCCGGACGGCTCGGCGAAGACGGGCTCCTCTTCCGCCCCGCCGTTGAGATGACAACGCTGATTCGCGAGAACGTCGAGCAGTGCCTGGTAGAGGCGCTGGCGCCGCTCGGCCTGAGCGGTGGCTGGAACCGTCTCTTCTGGGCGGTGCATCCAGGGGGGCGAGCAATCTTGGACGGCGTGGAGGCGGTGCTCCGGCTGGACTCCGAGAAGCTGGCGGCAAGCCGCCATGTGCTGAGCGAGTACGGGAACATGTCTGGGCCGACGGTGATCTTTGTGCTCGACGAGATACGGCGACGCCGCGGAGAGCTTGGGGTTGGACGTGACGGCCTGGGTGTGCTACTGGGGCTCGGACCGGGAATTTCCGTTGAGACCATAGTGCTGCACGCCACCG ATGAATTACTCACACATGGAtga